A single window of Eucalyptus grandis isolate ANBG69807.140 chromosome 1, ASM1654582v1, whole genome shotgun sequence DNA harbors:
- the LOC104419020 gene encoding E3 ubiquitin-protein ligase AIRP2, whose amino-acid sequence MRKSFKDSLKSLEADIHFANTLASDYPREYDGACLQMRLSCSPAARFLLFLVQWTDCHLAGTLGLLRILIYKAYVDGKTTVSIHERKASIKEFYGVIFPSLLQLHGGISDVEERKQKEVCAAKYKRKDELNKGKLSEIDIEREEECGICMEMSSKIVLPHCNHSMCMKCYRNWRARSQSCPFCRDSLKRVDSGDLWIYMSGVEILDLNSIARENMKRLVMYVQKLPLVVPDPVHVSYDPHF is encoded by the exons ATGCGGAAATCGTTCAAGGACTCCCTCAAGTCGCTCGAAGCCGACATTCACTTCGCCAATACTCT AGCTTCGGATTACCCTCGGGAATACGATGGTGCCTGTCTTCAGATGAGATTATCCTGTAGCCCAGCTGCTCGCTTTTTGCTGTTTCTTGTTCAGTGGACTGACTGCCACCTCGCCGGTACCTTAGGACTGCTCAGGATTCTCATTTACAAG GCTTATGTAGATGGCAAGACCACCGTGTCTATTCATGAAAGAAAAGCTAGCATTAAAGAGTTCTATG GTGTGATATTTCCCTCTCTCCTGCAACTTCACGGAGGAATATCTGACGTGGAAGAGAGGAAGCAAAAAGAAGTATGTGCTGCCaagtacaaaagaaaagatgaacttAACAAGGGAAAACTATCTGAAATTGATATTGAGAGGGAAGAGGAATGTGGCATTTGCATGGAGATGAGTAGCAAGATTGTACTGCCGCATTGCAATCATTCTATGTGCATGAAGTGTTACCGTAATTG GCGCGCCAGGTCTCAGTCCTGCCCATTCTGCCGAGACAGTCTCAAGAGAGTAGACTCTGGTGACCTGTGGATATATATGAGCGGCGTCGAGATCCTCGACCTGAACTCCATCGCCAGAGAGAACATGAAGAGACTGGTTATGTACGTACAGAAGCTTCCTCTCGTAGTCCCGGATCCTGTTCATGTCTCCTACGATCCTCATTTCTAA